A region from the Sandaracinus amylolyticus genome encodes:
- a CDS encoding epoxide hydrolase family protein codes for MKITPFRIDVSQNVLDDLRDRVARTRFPEAPEGWSAGTDSALMKRLTKHWLDEYDWRRHESALNAHPQFVADVNGTPIHFVHVRGRGPSPTPLLLIHAFPDSFHRFVDAIGPLTDPAAHGADPALSFDVIIPSLPGFGFSGHTAMSVDATADTLAALMKGLGYDRYLAGGGDGPIPMAMSHRHAESVAGIYCVDVGYPDGNTDFASLSPEEREFAQWIHAWWMREGAFNMIQSTKPSSLAFALNDSPVGLAAWLMILFASGAEDRVEERFTLDALITNAMIYWVSGTIGSAMRSYLESARAMYASPAAAPRGRSEVPAAVARMPLDAPLPRAWAERRVNVVQFTEMERGGHHSSWEVPDLFAKDLRDFLATLRRRSH; via the coding sequence ATGAAGATCACGCCCTTCCGAATCGACGTCAGCCAGAACGTTCTCGACGACCTCCGCGATCGCGTCGCGCGCACCCGCTTCCCCGAAGCGCCCGAGGGCTGGAGCGCGGGCACCGACTCCGCGCTCATGAAGCGCCTCACGAAGCACTGGCTCGACGAGTACGACTGGCGTCGTCACGAGTCCGCGCTCAACGCGCACCCGCAATTCGTCGCCGACGTGAACGGCACGCCCATTCACTTCGTGCACGTGCGTGGACGCGGCCCGAGCCCCACGCCGCTGCTCCTGATCCACGCGTTCCCCGACTCGTTCCACCGCTTCGTCGACGCGATCGGTCCGCTCACCGATCCCGCCGCGCACGGCGCCGATCCCGCGCTCTCGTTCGACGTGATCATCCCGTCGCTGCCCGGGTTCGGATTCTCGGGGCACACGGCGATGTCGGTCGACGCGACCGCGGACACCCTCGCCGCGCTCATGAAGGGCCTCGGCTACGACCGCTACCTCGCGGGCGGCGGCGACGGGCCGATCCCCATGGCGATGTCGCACCGCCACGCCGAGTCGGTCGCCGGCATCTACTGCGTCGACGTCGGCTATCCCGACGGCAACACCGACTTCGCGAGCCTCAGCCCCGAGGAGCGCGAGTTCGCGCAGTGGATCCACGCGTGGTGGATGCGCGAGGGCGCGTTCAACATGATCCAGTCCACCAAGCCGAGCAGCCTCGCGTTCGCGCTGAACGACTCGCCGGTGGGCCTCGCCGCGTGGCTCATGATCCTCTTCGCGAGCGGCGCGGAAGATCGCGTCGAAGAGCGCTTCACGCTCGACGCGCTGATCACGAACGCGATGATCTACTGGGTCAGCGGCACGATCGGCTCGGCGATGCGCAGCTATCTCGAGAGCGCACGCGCGATGTACGCGAGCCCCGCCGCGGCTCCGCGCGGTCGGAGCGAAGTGCCCGCGGCAGTCGCGCGGATGCCGCTCGACGCGCCGCTTCCGCGCGCCTGGGCCGAGCGACGCGTGAACGTCGTGCAGTTCACCGAGATGGAGCGCGGCGGGCACCACTCGTCGTGGGAGGTCCCCGACCTCTTCGCGAAGGACCTCCGCGACTTCCTCGCCACGCTGCGCCGTCGCTCGCACTGA
- a CDS encoding helix-turn-helix domain-containing protein: MSARRQVRSSDSPFVERVTRVTYDAAVRELSTPDGTWDLVVIEREGRRLVLQTGLITRPVELENDAGDAYLAISFKPGVFLAKQPGVSTVDRGIVQPILSPRAFSMHGETLEIPTFDNADDFVARLARRDLLARDELVADAARGDVRAIGTRTLQRHFVHALGITPKQLAQIQRACRAVELLERGVAPAAVAIEVGYSDQPHMTRALKALVGRTPGQIRGG; the protein is encoded by the coding sequence GTGAGCGCGCGCCGACAGGTTCGCTCCTCGGACTCACCGTTCGTCGAGCGCGTCACGCGCGTGACGTACGACGCGGCGGTCCGCGAGCTGTCGACGCCCGACGGCACCTGGGATCTCGTCGTCATCGAGCGCGAGGGACGCAGGCTCGTCCTGCAGACCGGGCTCATCACGCGGCCCGTCGAGCTCGAGAACGACGCGGGCGACGCGTATCTCGCGATCTCGTTCAAGCCGGGCGTGTTCCTCGCGAAGCAGCCCGGCGTGAGCACGGTCGACCGCGGCATCGTGCAGCCGATCCTCTCGCCTCGCGCGTTCTCGATGCACGGCGAGACGCTCGAGATCCCCACGTTCGACAACGCCGACGACTTCGTCGCTCGCCTCGCGCGCCGAGATCTCCTCGCGCGCGACGAGCTCGTCGCCGATGCGGCGCGCGGCGACGTGCGCGCGATCGGGACGCGCACGCTACAGCGCCACTTCGTGCACGCGCTCGGCATCACGCCGAAGCAGCTCGCGCAGATCCAGCGCGCGTGTCGCGCTGTCGAGCTGCTCGAGCGCGGCGTCGCGCCCGCCGCGGTCGCGATCGAGGTGGGCTACTCCGATCAGCCACACATGACGCGCGCGCTGAAGGCCCTGGTGGGTCGCACCCCGGGCCAGATCCGCGGCGGATGA